A stretch of DNA from Paenibacillus sp. FSL W8-0186:
GAAAGCGCTTTTTTGTTGGGATACTGAAATCACAAGGAGATGAGGCCAAATCTCTAATTTCATAGAGAGAGTTGCAGCGATCAGGAGTGAAGGGAGTGACTATACTCGTATTTAATGATGAGGAGGTACTATTATGTTCAAAGCAAAACTAGTTAAAGGGGCGCTAGCACTTGCGCTCTTCGGTTCATTGTTCTCTCTTCCGATGATGCCCGCTGTCAATGCTGCCGATGCCAACTGCCCGAATGGCTACGTTGGCCTGACGTTCGACGATGGCCCTAATCCCGGTAATACGACAAACCTGCTTAATGCACTGAAGCAGTCTGGTCTGCGTGCAACGATGTTCAATACGGGACAAAACGCACAGAACTACCCGTCTTTGGTGCGGGACCAAGTGAGCGCAGGCATGTGGGTTGGCAACCACTCTTATACACATCCGCATATGACTACTCTAAGCAGTTCGCAGATGTCTTCGGAAATTACGCGGACACAGCAGGCGATCCAGTCGGCTACTGGGTCTGCGCCGAAGCTGTTCCGTCCGCCGTACGGCGAGACCAATGCCACTTTGAAGTCTATCTTGTCCCAGAACGGTCTTACCGAAGTGCTCTGGAATGTTGACTCCCAGGATTGGAACGGCGCCAGCACCGCCCAAATCGTAGCCGCAGCAGGCAGACTGCAAAACGGTGATGTGATCCTGATGCATGACCAGTACCAAGCAACGCTCCAAGCGATCCCGCAGATTGCGCAAAATCTCAAGAACCGTGGCCTTTGCTCCGGGATGATCTCCCCGAGCACCGGCCGGGCAGTTGCCCCTGACGGCGGGGGCACGACTCCTCCTGTCACAGGTACAAAAATAGAAGCCGAGAGTATGACCAAAAGCGGACAGTATACCGGAAATATCAGCTCGCCATTCAATGGAGTCGCTCTATACGCCAACAACGATTCGGTGAAGTTCACACACAATTTCACGACCGGCACTCATAATTTTTCACTCCGCGGGGCTTCGAACAACTCCAACATGGCCAGAGTCGATTTAAAAATCGGCGGGCAAACGAAAGGGACCTTCTATTTCGGCGGGAGCAGTCCTGCGGTCTATACCTTAAACAATGTTAGCCATGGAATAGGTAACCAAGTGGTTGAGCTCGTGGTTACAGCCGATAACGGAACCTGGGATGCATACCTGGATTATCTGGAGATCCAATAACACTCTGAAGCACACAATCATTATTTTAAATTGAATAGAGGTTTCGCTTGGTACATCCCGGTTGGATCCTTCCAACCGGGATGTCATGTGTATATGAATGAGATTTGTGGGTAAAAACTAAAGTTTTGACGATAGAAGCTTTATTTTATTACAAGAAAAAGGAAGGAGTCCTCTGTTAAAATAATAAATGCAAACGCTTTCAATCCCATTATTGGAAGGAAGTGATAAATGAGATTTGCTAGGGTCTGCACAGCATCATAGGATGACGAGATGCAGTTTAAACCAAAAGGGAGGAATTACGATGAAACAAAGAAAAATGAAGTTGATTGCCGCTTTGTTGCTCTGCTTCACGTTAACATTACCCGGAGCAGTAAGTGCGCAAACAGTTACCAGCAATTCGATGGGCACCCATGGCGGTTACGACTATGAATACTGGAAGGATAGCGGAAACGGAACGATGGTGCTCGGCAATGGAGGCACGTTCAGTGCGGAGTGGAGCAACATCAATAATATTTTATTCCGAAAAGGCAAGAGGTTTAATGAAACGCAAACGCATCAGCAGATTGGAAATATCTCGATAACCTATGGGGCAACTTATCAGCCAAACGGCAACTCATATTTAACGGTCTATGGCTGGACGGTTGATCCGCTCGTAGAATATTATATCGTTGATAGCTGGGGCAGCTGGCGTCCGCCTGGAGCTTCGCCAAAGGGCACTGTTACTGTTGACGGGGGAACTTATGACATATATGAGACGACTCGAGTAAACCAGCCATCCATTAAAGGCACGGCTACTTTCAAGCAGTATTGGAGTGTGCGGACGTCTAAGCGCACAAGCGGGACCATCTCGGTAAGCGAACACTTTAAAGCTTGGGAAAGATTAGGCATGACCATGGGTAAGATGTATGAAGTTGCTCTTACCGTAGAGGGCTATCAAAGTAGTGGAAGCGCTAATGTGTACAGCCACACATTGACCATTGGCGGCGGGGGAACAACGCCTCAGCCAGGTACAGGTTCGAAGATCGAGGCCGAGAGTATGACCAAAAGCGGACAGTACACCGGGAATATCAACTCGCCGTTCAACGGAGTGGCTCTATACGCCAACGGTGATTCCGTGAAATTTAACCATAATTTCACGACTGGCACGAATAATTTCTCACTTCGCGGTGCCTCGAACAATTCCAATATGGCTAGAGTTGATTTGAAAATCGGCGGACAAACGAAGGGAACCTTCTACTACGGTGGAAGCAGTCCTGCGGTGTATACTCTGAATAATGTCAGCCATGGAACCGGAAATCAAGAGGTTGAGCTTGTAGTTACAGCCGATAACGGAACATGGGATGCTTTCCTCGATTATTTGGAAATCAATTAAATATGGGAAGCTGTAAATGACCGTCTCTCAACAAAATCCCGGTGGGTTTTTCCTGCCGGGATTTTTGGGCTTCCCCTAATTTCTTTTACATAGAAAAACATCAGATCGTCTGGTAAAGTAAGAATATAGTGAAAATAATTCCAGTGTTGCTAAAACTATCAATTCAAAGTGTTGGCAGTTGGAGCGTAACTGAAAAATTATGGCTCATAGTAAGGAGATCATTTTAATGAAAAGAAAAGTACTATCCATTGCAGTATTTTCCTTGAGTTTTCTTTCGCTAATTATTTCATTAAAGCTATTTTGGAATATGGGCATTTTTGTAGATGAGTATGGGTTGAGTCCTAGTATTGTGAATGGCGGCGACTTTTGGCTTTTAATGGATTGGCTAAGATTATTATTATTGTTTCTCTTATGCATTATTTCTGGTGTGAAATTATTTAATAATGATAAAAAGTAAGTGAGGATGGGAACTATGAGTTCAAAGTACGATGTCTATCAGGCAACGATTAAAGATTTAGATGAATTATCAAATCTGTTTAATGAAT
This window harbors:
- a CDS encoding glycoside hydrolase family 11 protein → MKQRKMKLIAALLLCFTLTLPGAVSAQTVTSNSMGTHGGYDYEYWKDSGNGTMVLGNGGTFSAEWSNINNILFRKGKRFNETQTHQQIGNISITYGATYQPNGNSYLTVYGWTVDPLVEYYIVDSWGSWRPPGASPKGTVTVDGGTYDIYETTRVNQPSIKGTATFKQYWSVRTSKRTSGTISVSEHFKAWERLGMTMGKMYEVALTVEGYQSSGSANVYSHTLTIGGGGTTPQPGTGSKIEAESMTKSGQYTGNINSPFNGVALYANGDSVKFNHNFTTGTNNFSLRGASNNSNMARVDLKIGGQTKGTFYYGGSSPAVYTLNNVSHGTGNQEVELVVTADNGTWDAFLDYLEIN
- a CDS encoding polysaccharide deacetylase family protein, with protein sequence MFKAKLVKGALALALFGSLFSLPMMPAVNAADANCPNGYVGLTFDDGPNPGNTTNLLNALKQSGLRATMFNTGQNAQNYPSLVRDQVSAGMWVGNHSYTHPHMTTLSSSQMSSEITRTQQAIQSATGSAPKLFRPPYGETNATLKSILSQNGLTEVLWNVDSQDWNGASTAQIVAAAGRLQNGDVILMHDQYQATLQAIPQIAQNLKNRGLCSGMISPSTGRAVAPDGGGTTPPVTGTKIEAESMTKSGQYTGNISSPFNGVALYANNDSVKFTHNFTTGTHNFSLRGASNNSNMARVDLKIGGQTKGTFYFGGSSPAVYTLNNVSHGIGNQVVELVVTADNGTWDAYLDYLEIQ